Proteins from a single region of Tunturibacter empetritectus:
- a CDS encoding SOS response-associated peptidase produces the protein MCGRYYRRSDKQRIAEAFKVGKLPPGFELPPDYNIAPSTYQPIIRADAETGERVLVQMRWGLIPAKIADPDSFKIYTTSNARAESILDKPIWKGPFQHSRCLIPVDGFYEWLQRPSLPQPPPIDPGEHGLFGDIPAPPKKSPKPKAGSRPVYKFEMPDGEPYALAGLFSEWRPRRGDLHPPLDTFSIVTTEANELMEPIHNRMPVILHSRDFDRWLNDYDESRPPVDLLRPYEADKMRMTPANRLVGNVRNNGPEMLNSA, from the coding sequence ATGTGTGGCCGATACTACCGTCGATCAGACAAGCAACGCATCGCCGAGGCTTTCAAAGTCGGCAAGCTTCCGCCGGGCTTCGAGCTCCCGCCCGACTACAACATAGCTCCAAGTACCTATCAGCCCATTATTCGGGCTGACGCTGAGACCGGCGAGCGCGTTCTTGTCCAGATGCGCTGGGGATTGATTCCGGCCAAGATCGCTGATCCGGATAGTTTCAAAATCTACACAACAAGCAATGCTCGGGCTGAGTCGATTCTCGATAAGCCGATTTGGAAGGGACCCTTCCAACATAGCCGTTGTCTCATCCCCGTTGATGGCTTCTACGAGTGGCTGCAACGCCCTTCCCTGCCCCAACCACCGCCAATCGACCCCGGTGAGCACGGTCTTTTTGGAGATATTCCGGCGCCCCCGAAGAAGTCTCCCAAACCGAAGGCGGGTTCCAGACCCGTCTACAAATTTGAGATGCCGGACGGTGAGCCTTACGCCCTCGCCGGCCTCTTCTCCGAATGGCGGCCACGCAGAGGGGATTTACACCCGCCGCTTGATACTTTCTCGATCGTCACCACCGAAGCAAACGAGTTGATGGAACCTATCCACAACCGCATGCCCGTTATTCTGCACTCGCGGGACTTCGACCGATGGCTCAACGACTACGATGAGTCTCGGCCGCCCGTAGATCTGCTGCGTCCATATGAAGCAGACAAAATGCGCATGACACCCGCCAACAGACTCGTTGGCAATGTGCGCAACAACGGTCCCGAGATGCTGAATAGTGCTTGA
- the mobF gene encoding MobF family relaxase, with the protein MLTISKALSSSQAQSYHKLEFTSDAQNYYKQGDTVKGEWQGKLAASLGLSGEVSPSEFHRLSEGMHPQTEEQMVKHRLAQEYTNEDGTTTKAVEHRAGWDATFSAPKSVSLTALVGGDERVRDAHRAAVATALDELERYTHARIGGNNPAEETGKFIAAKFEHDTARPVDGYAAPQLHTHAVIFNVTERADGSTRALQERAFFESQQYATAVYQSALTYQLRNLGYEIEAGKSGAPEIKGYSREYLDASSPRSQQIKDQLEKTGHSGPEAAQIAAHSTRDRKQTLTPEEVLTAHKDMASDFGNQPQKVVAAARERAEQQELRQENSTQAKEAITFARESIFEREAVADERAILRDALRRGMGEATYGEIRSEFDRRREAGDFRSVQGEKYSSGRSFTTPETIAAERANVRHVLDGRNTVTPIMGAEQAREQANARDFLNDSQRKAIEEILNSSDRIHGLQGLAGTGKTTTLEVIREGAEKNSYTVEGFAPSSKAAGQLREAGIDANTLQSFLARGENHPSANPEIKHLYLLDESSLASTRQMLAFLDKLNPDDRVLVIGDTRQHQGVDAGRPFQQMQEAGMQTSHLDNIMRQKDAELLKAVQHLANNETEKGIAMLAEQGRVSEITNGQERINAIAKDYATRPENTIIVSPDNKSRQLINEAVRGELLQQGTLADDGQKFSTLAHRSDMTGADRTWAARYNVGEVLQYTTGSKAEGIGRDSFATVRSVDARANSLTVELENGSSVTYDPRRLRGVNVFRETEREFATGDRIQFTVPNKDLGLANRDLGTVLGLEDEKMTVRLDGKAERTVTFDAAEYRQFDHGYAVTSHSSQGLTAGRVIANIDTESSNSLINTRLAYVAISRASEDARIYTNNAETLGERLATDISKTAALDFREPSSSEQTRLAVEAFRNNDPATATELLQQQGRIYEYANPDHRLAAVALDYGAQPDRTVIVAADPADRHELTQLIRDDLHAQGRLTESRSVSVLVEQEFGNPRLAANYSPGDEIHYKKGNPEEHGIIHNSTATVIAVDISKNLLTVETRSGEQASYNPALLKQQTGQSTVYRAEERDLAVGDRIQFTVPDRENRIHSGDLATVERIGEDNALSVRLDNGKDIELSPEKARHIEHGYSVETAKYVSADRVLITGESSQLAEQQVALTKLNPNIHDLAIYISDRTNGIGKEPELSNVELSNDSSLSNGSEPSGPSIEREGYGIGF; encoded by the coding sequence ATGCTCACTATTTCCAAAGCGCTTTCTTCGAGTCAGGCGCAAAGCTATCACAAGCTAGAGTTCACGTCTGACGCACAGAATTACTACAAGCAGGGCGATACGGTGAAAGGCGAGTGGCAAGGGAAGCTCGCCGCATCGCTTGGACTCAGCGGTGAAGTCTCGCCGTCGGAGTTCCACCGCCTCTCCGAAGGGATGCATCCACAAACTGAGGAGCAAATGGTCAAACACCGTCTCGCGCAGGAGTATACGAACGAGGACGGGACAACTACCAAGGCGGTCGAACATCGAGCCGGATGGGATGCAACCTTTTCAGCACCCAAATCCGTTTCGCTTACCGCCCTGGTCGGGGGTGATGAGCGCGTGCGAGATGCTCACCGTGCCGCCGTCGCAACTGCCTTGGACGAGCTGGAGCGTTACACACATGCGCGGATTGGCGGCAACAACCCCGCTGAGGAGACGGGTAAATTCATAGCTGCAAAGTTCGAGCATGATACAGCTCGCCCGGTGGACGGCTACGCTGCACCACAGCTACACACTCACGCGGTCATTTTCAATGTGACGGAAAGGGCTGATGGTTCCACTCGTGCATTACAGGAGCGAGCTTTCTTTGAAAGCCAGCAGTATGCGACCGCCGTTTACCAATCAGCGCTTACCTATCAGCTCCGCAATCTCGGATATGAAATCGAGGCAGGGAAGAGCGGAGCACCCGAGATCAAAGGCTACTCCAGGGAATACCTTGATGCCTCAAGCCCCCGCTCTCAGCAAATCAAGGATCAATTGGAGAAAACAGGACACAGCGGCCCGGAGGCGGCGCAGATTGCAGCGCACTCCACCCGCGACCGCAAGCAAACGCTCACTCCCGAAGAAGTTCTTACGGCGCACAAAGACATGGCTTCTGATTTTGGCAACCAGCCGCAGAAGGTCGTCGCCGCCGCTCGCGAGCGGGCCGAGCAGCAGGAGCTTCGCCAGGAGAACAGCACGCAAGCGAAGGAGGCCATTACCTTCGCCCGCGAGAGCATCTTCGAGCGCGAGGCGGTAGCTGACGAGCGAGCCATACTTCGAGACGCGCTCCGTCGCGGTATGGGTGAGGCGACATACGGAGAGATTCGGTCCGAGTTCGACAGACGACGTGAGGCCGGAGATTTCCGATCAGTTCAAGGAGAGAAGTACAGCTCAGGGCGGAGCTTCACCACGCCCGAAACCATCGCCGCCGAACGTGCCAACGTGCGGCACGTCCTTGACGGCCGGAACACTGTCACGCCGATTATGGGTGCAGAGCAAGCCCGAGAGCAGGCCAACGCCCGCGACTTCCTCAATGACTCCCAGCGGAAGGCTATCGAAGAAATTCTAAACTCTTCCGACCGAATCCACGGTTTGCAAGGGCTGGCAGGAACCGGCAAAACGACGACGCTTGAGGTCATACGCGAGGGCGCAGAAAAGAACAGCTACACGGTCGAGGGCTTTGCCCCGTCCTCAAAGGCGGCAGGGCAGCTCCGCGAGGCCGGGATCGACGCTAACACGCTCCAAAGCTTCCTTGCGCGTGGGGAAAATCACCCAAGCGCCAATCCCGAAATCAAGCACCTTTACTTGCTCGATGAGTCCAGCCTTGCCAGCACCCGGCAGATGCTGGCGTTTCTGGACAAGCTCAATCCAGACGACCGTGTCTTGGTAATTGGAGACACGCGGCAGCATCAGGGTGTGGATGCGGGCAGACCCTTTCAACAGATGCAAGAGGCCGGGATGCAGACCTCGCATTTGGATAACATCATGCGGCAAAAAGACGCGGAGCTGCTAAAGGCCGTCCAGCATCTCGCGAACAATGAGACGGAGAAGGGAATTGCGATGTTGGCCGAGCAGGGCCGCGTTTCGGAGATTACGAACGGCCAGGAACGTATCAACGCTATCGCAAAGGATTATGCTACGCGGCCCGAAAACACCATTATCGTGTCACCCGACAACAAGAGCCGCCAACTGATCAATGAAGCCGTGCGCGGCGAGCTGCTACAGCAGGGCACGCTGGCCGACGACGGCCAGAAGTTCAGCACCCTTGCCCACCGCTCCGATATGACTGGCGCAGACCGTACTTGGGCAGCGCGATATAACGTGGGCGAGGTACTGCAATACACCACTGGCAGCAAGGCCGAAGGCATTGGGCGCGATAGCTTCGCTACCGTTCGCTCTGTTGATGCACGCGCCAATTCTCTTACCGTCGAGCTGGAAAATGGATCGAGCGTTACCTATGACCCGCGACGACTCCGAGGAGTGAATGTCTTTCGAGAGACTGAGCGTGAGTTCGCAACCGGCGACCGCATCCAGTTCACCGTGCCCAACAAAGACCTCGGGCTTGCGAACCGCGATCTTGGAACAGTCCTCGGCCTCGAGGACGAAAAAATGACCGTTCGACTCGACGGCAAAGCCGAGCGCACCGTCACATTCGACGCCGCGGAGTACCGGCAATTCGATCACGGCTACGCCGTTACCTCTCACAGCTCTCAAGGTCTCACTGCGGGCCGAGTCATCGCAAACATTGATACAGAATCATCAAACAGCCTTATCAATACACGGCTTGCGTATGTGGCCATCTCCCGCGCGTCAGAAGACGCCCGCATTTACACGAACAACGCGGAGACGCTAGGAGAGCGGCTTGCAACGGACATCAGCAAGACCGCTGCTCTCGATTTCAGGGAACCGAGTTCCAGTGAACAGACCCGGCTAGCCGTTGAGGCATTCCGCAACAACGACCCAGCCACAGCGACCGAACTGCTACAGCAGCAGGGCCGAATTTACGAATACGCGAACCCAGATCATCGCCTAGCCGCCGTTGCCTTGGATTACGGAGCACAGCCGGATCGCACCGTCATCGTCGCCGCCGATCCAGCCGATCGGCACGAACTTACCCAGCTCATCCGCGACGATTTACACGCACAGGGCCGACTCACCGAGAGCCGCTCAGTGTCGGTCTTGGTCGAACAGGAATTTGGCAATCCCCGTCTCGCTGCGAACTACTCACCGGGAGATGAGATCCACTACAAGAAGGGAAACCCAGAGGAGCATGGCATCATTCATAACAGCACGGCCACTGTTATAGCAGTCGATATTTCCAAGAATCTCCTCACCGTAGAAACACGCAGCGGTGAGCAGGCTTCTTACAATCCGGCGCTCCTAAAACAGCAGACGGGGCAGAGCACCGTCTACCGGGCCGAAGAGCGCGACCTAGCTGTAGGAGATCGCATCCAGTTCACCGTGCCCGACCGGGAAAACCGCATCCACTCCGGCGACTTGGCCACCGTCGAAAGGATCGGTGAGGACAACGCTCTTTCCGTTCGCCTGGACAACGGAAAGGACATTGAGCTTAGCCCCGAAAAGGCCCGCCACATCGAGCACGGCTACAGCGTGGAGACAGCGAAGTACGTCTCTGCGGACCGGGTTTTGATAACCGGCGAGAGCAGCCAACTCGCGGAGCAGCAAGTCGCACTCACGAAGCTGAATCCCAACATTCACGACCTCGCAATCTACATATCGGACAGGACAAACGGCATTGGTAAAGAACCAGAGCTTTCAAACGTGGAGCTTTCCAATGATTCGAGTCTCAGTAACGGATCGGAACCGTCAGGCCCCTCAATTGAGCGAGAGGGCTACGGAATTGGCTTTTAA
- a CDS encoding type IV secretion system DNA-binding domain-containing protein, protein MASQWGRKETIIWPPHAPIMSYSALAMALLCTLFFMWERLNFSMSPLQQSYIMEYVSSQAGSAFNSHGNYRLVYLAGAKMKPRLALPVDLTDGKTTLPSGKTVPIGLSELAQAQGYSWFYRGPSQKLTDGAMHRWLRGAVYNDKGFLELFRVSMIESGVCLVAMLIFAIPKDLKRFRQMKYGRVLRGPVMLTPADFNRAAKGDGIGFKTTELGKMMRIPERKEAQHFQIMGDTGVGKTQLIMQILRQIRGRGDSAIVYDPACEYVQRFYDEARGDIILNPLDERCPYWGPAQEMATNAEADAIAVSLYQPTTDSKDEFFHQTPAQIFAHLLKKGPSPHQLAEWLADGTTLERLVAGTEMSFYIDRKAGPQRAGVLASLGLVAKSFRLLPERDQAKRTWSARTWSLERKGWIFITSRPPERETLRPLHSLWIDLLVMRLLSAPQPGQKQVWFVIDELASLQKLPQLHTAITENRKSKNPLVLGFQGKAQLEVIYGHLAEVMLSQPATKIFMKTAEPKAAEWISEAIGKVEIERLKETKYDGTRSGHNFSLDRQIEPLVMGSEISGLDDRHAYLKLGNNVARFDFDYLDLPTPTPGFLPRKYADGGMGFDPDTLEPRRAAYLNTEVEDDDETVETEPESTATQPTADSSSGAPIAHALKQRPIPWPKENEFGPARTDEKNRLAPTSTLALAAEADTTSQAETAEQIMVANGTTELDGPAFELRP, encoded by the coding sequence ATGGCATCGCAATGGGGACGTAAAGAAACGATCATCTGGCCACCGCACGCGCCAATTATGAGCTATTCCGCGCTCGCAATGGCGTTGCTCTGCACGCTGTTCTTCATGTGGGAGCGCCTGAATTTCTCCATGTCGCCGCTTCAGCAGAGCTACATCATGGAGTATGTATCGTCGCAGGCGGGGTCAGCTTTCAACTCACACGGGAACTATCGACTTGTATATCTTGCTGGCGCAAAAATGAAGCCACGACTCGCCCTTCCAGTTGACCTCACTGATGGTAAAACAACTCTTCCAAGCGGTAAGACTGTGCCGATCGGACTTTCCGAGCTGGCCCAGGCACAAGGCTATAGCTGGTTCTATCGTGGCCCATCTCAGAAGCTCACAGACGGCGCGATGCACCGCTGGCTAAGGGGCGCGGTCTACAACGACAAAGGGTTTTTAGAACTGTTTCGGGTGAGCATGATCGAGAGCGGCGTGTGCCTAGTCGCTATGCTAATCTTCGCGATTCCCAAAGACCTGAAACGCTTCCGGCAGATGAAATACGGTCGCGTCCTGCGCGGCCCTGTCATGCTAACGCCCGCCGACTTCAATAGAGCGGCAAAGGGAGATGGCATCGGTTTTAAAACGACAGAGTTGGGAAAGATGATGCGTATTCCAGAACGAAAGGAGGCACAGCACTTTCAGATTATGGGCGACACCGGTGTTGGAAAAACGCAGCTCATCATGCAAATTCTTCGACAGATCAGAGGCCGTGGTGACTCGGCCATCGTCTATGATCCGGCTTGCGAGTACGTCCAGCGGTTCTACGATGAGGCGCGCGGGGACATCATTCTGAACCCGTTGGACGAGCGCTGCCCATATTGGGGTCCAGCGCAAGAGATGGCCACAAATGCTGAAGCCGATGCAATCGCGGTATCACTTTATCAGCCCACTACGGACAGCAAGGACGAGTTCTTTCATCAGACTCCGGCGCAGATTTTCGCTCACCTCCTCAAGAAAGGTCCGTCTCCGCATCAGCTTGCCGAATGGCTGGCAGATGGCACGACGCTGGAGAGGCTAGTAGCGGGTACGGAGATGAGCTTCTATATCGACCGCAAGGCCGGACCACAGCGAGCAGGCGTACTCGCCTCCCTCGGACTGGTAGCAAAATCCTTCCGCTTGTTGCCAGAGCGAGACCAAGCAAAACGGACGTGGAGTGCCCGCACCTGGTCACTGGAGCGCAAAGGCTGGATCTTCATCACTTCGCGCCCGCCCGAGCGTGAAACACTCCGTCCGCTCCACTCGCTTTGGATAGATTTGCTCGTTATGCGCCTGCTGAGCGCCCCACAGCCCGGACAGAAACAGGTCTGGTTTGTGATCGACGAGCTGGCCAGCCTCCAGAAGCTTCCCCAACTCCACACAGCAATCACCGAGAACCGTAAGAGCAAAAATCCGCTCGTGTTGGGCTTCCAAGGAAAAGCCCAGCTTGAAGTAATCTATGGCCATCTGGCCGAGGTCATGCTGTCCCAGCCCGCGACCAAAATATTCATGAAGACTGCCGAGCCAAAAGCAGCCGAGTGGATCTCTGAAGCGATAGGCAAAGTCGAAATCGAACGGCTCAAAGAGACTAAGTACGACGGCACCCGATCAGGACATAATTTCAGCCTTGATCGCCAGATTGAACCGCTTGTCATGGGTTCTGAGATTAGCGGACTGGACGACCGACATGCGTATTTGAAGCTGGGAAACAACGTCGCCCGCTTTGATTTTGACTACCTAGACCTGCCGACTCCGACGCCGGGATTCTTACCACGGAAGTACGCGGACGGAGGGATGGGTTTTGATCCCGACACCTTAGAACCACGCCGCGCTGCATACCTGAACACTGAAGTAGAAGACGACGACGAGACGGTCGAAACCGAGCCAGAGAGTACGGCAACTCAGCCAACGGCGGACAGCTCCAGCGGCGCTCCGATCGCTCACGCGCTAAAACAGCGGCCTATCCCTTGGCCAAAGGAAAACGAATTTGGACCAGCCCGCACCGACGAGAAGAACCGGCTCGCGCCTACCTCTACACTCGCGCTAGCTGCAGAAGCCGATACAACAAGCCAAGCTGAAACCGCCGAGCAGATCATGGTAGCCAACGGCACAACTGAGCTGGACGGTCCCGCCTTCGAGTTGAGGCCATAA
- a CDS encoding CpaF family protein gives MSYDLILPFFPEEIRVLLLDPTISDLMINGTTGVYADKGGVVEQITLSTPYTNERLTAAIERVARILGQDLTTQNPILNTRLPDGSRVAVVGPPSSINGPTLTIRKFNKWFTSDELIASGSMPVEVRDTVVRLMMQRKNGIIAGGTGSGKTTLMKALLDHVPPSERLCIIEQPAELKVLQPNAIRWEAVEAIPGQVAVTPSELLAAALRHRPDRIIMGEIRNECGYDLLQAMNTGHGGTLSTIHAKSAWDALNRLANLALSARPNLNHAFMRSETAEAIDFTLYCERAANGRRQVRELITVNGYDYNEQRFETEVIYSASTPNAA, from the coding sequence GTGAGCTACGACCTCATTCTCCCGTTCTTTCCAGAAGAGATTCGAGTGCTTCTCCTAGATCCAACAATCTCTGACTTGATGATCAACGGAACGACCGGGGTGTATGCGGATAAGGGCGGTGTTGTCGAACAGATCACACTCTCAACTCCATACACCAACGAGAGACTAACCGCAGCGATTGAGCGTGTGGCTCGAATCTTGGGTCAAGACCTCACAACGCAGAACCCCATTCTCAATACAAGGCTCCCCGATGGTTCCCGCGTCGCTGTCGTAGGCCCGCCATCTTCGATCAACGGTCCTACCCTCACCATCCGAAAGTTCAACAAGTGGTTCACGTCGGACGAGCTTATTGCCTCGGGAAGTATGCCCGTAGAGGTGAGGGATACAGTCGTCCGTCTTATGATGCAGCGCAAGAACGGCATCATTGCTGGCGGCACAGGCAGCGGCAAAACAACCCTCATGAAAGCGCTACTCGATCATGTTCCCCCAAGTGAGAGGTTGTGCATCATCGAGCAGCCTGCAGAGTTGAAAGTTCTACAGCCAAACGCAATTCGGTGGGAGGCAGTTGAAGCAATTCCCGGTCAGGTGGCCGTCACACCTAGCGAGCTGCTGGCGGCAGCTCTGCGTCACCGGCCCGACCGGATCATCATGGGTGAGATTCGCAACGAGTGCGGCTATGACCTCCTCCAAGCGATGAACACAGGGCACGGCGGAACATTGTCAACGATCCATGCGAAGTCAGCATGGGATGCTTTGAACCGTCTCGCCAACCTAGCTCTCAGTGCGAGACCAAATCTCAATCACGCTTTCATGCGTAGCGAGACGGCTGAGGCAATCGATTTCACTCTTTACTGCGAACGCGCTGCCAACGGTCGCCGTCAGGTTCGAGAGCTTATCACTGTCAACGGCTACGACTACAACGAACAGCGCTTCGAGACGGAAGTCATCTACAGCGCTTCAACTCCAAACGCTGCATAA
- a CDS encoding VirB8/TrbF family protein yields MAATQATPITDAAWTPKEALLTDEIANEVYASHYAERKMSRFVIVTMSVLLLGSFGAMVSLTHKPIQNRYIRIDEMGRAQAIQYTDLNYSPREGEVRTYLTDWANYRFTINRDTITKKYPLNYFFFSQQLSTQLMSDDNRNHFVSQVMAGQIEQSDVEVRNVTITSMSEEQIQGVRMSKGTALVNIDKLYSVRNSHEPRTEHWMLSVTYYLNPKQVSDQSRVFPQFETINPLGMTITEFHENRIGIEPITDSTANPRPVAQTLVPGAITTPTIPGAGSGAIR; encoded by the coding sequence ATGGCCGCCACACAAGCAACCCCAATCACTGACGCTGCCTGGACTCCCAAGGAAGCGTTACTTACTGACGAGATTGCGAACGAGGTCTACGCCTCGCACTATGCCGAGCGAAAGATGAGCCGGTTCGTAATCGTCACCATGTCCGTCTTGCTGCTTGGCTCCTTTGGAGCTATGGTCTCGCTCACTCACAAACCAATTCAGAACCGTTACATCCGCATAGATGAGATGGGGAGGGCGCAGGCGATCCAATACACAGATTTGAACTACAGTCCACGCGAGGGCGAGGTTCGCACGTACCTCACTGATTGGGCTAACTATCGCTTCACCATCAACAGAGACACAATCACCAAAAAGTACCCGCTCAACTATTTCTTTTTCTCACAGCAGCTCTCGACTCAGTTGATGAGCGATGACAACCGAAACCACTTTGTCTCTCAGGTCATGGCCGGACAGATCGAGCAGAGCGATGTGGAAGTGCGAAATGTCACGATCACCAGCATGTCAGAGGAACAGATTCAGGGCGTTCGCATGTCCAAGGGAACGGCCTTGGTCAACATCGACAAACTCTATTCCGTCCGTAACTCGCACGAACCACGTACAGAGCATTGGATGCTTTCGGTCACATACTACCTCAATCCCAAGCAGGTAAGTGACCAGTCCCGTGTCTTTCCACAATTCGAGACGATCAACCCTCTCGGCATGACCATCACCGAGTTTCACGAGAACCGGATCGGTATAGAGCCGATTACAGATTCGACGGCAAACCCGCGGCCAGTAGCACAGACCCTTGTGCCTGGCGCGATAACAACGCCCACCATTCCTGGGGCAGGATCAGGAGCAATTCGGTGA
- a CDS encoding type IV secretion system protein: MDAMMMHLTTFSELALALPGTDWLYQFTNNLTALTTANGGALTNLGITLLSTIAFFQLVNMVVSFSTSNMTFSLNPTPLEAGEIVRFLLRLTVCCLLETYWVNPLPGAGFGLNHLFSALAQSIVSVLDQNSLSNFTQLLSEAASKTGSPSLLSVSEQVCYYLVQIILGLAAGILFVINVSSFIFYAVTALFGPLFIPLYMTDSLRGKFYSFVEVLLSFAMIRAVASAFIFVWEGFMNTFLQKTFNGDYSIGMWLANLIPVIMVFAAFIINMLFIPTMTQAIFGGGAGATGSAQNLVTRVALAKFRGGK, encoded by the coding sequence ATGGACGCCATGATGATGCACCTAACAACCTTTTCGGAATTGGCGCTGGCTCTGCCGGGCACCGATTGGCTTTATCAATTCACGAACAACCTTACCGCCCTAACAACGGCCAATGGCGGAGCGCTCACGAATCTAGGGATCACGTTGCTGAGCACCATAGCGTTCTTTCAGCTAGTGAATATGGTTGTCAGCTTTAGTACGTCCAATATGACGTTCAGCCTCAATCCAACTCCGTTGGAGGCAGGAGAAATCGTCCGATTCCTTCTCCGGCTCACCGTCTGCTGTCTGCTAGAGACCTACTGGGTCAACCCACTACCCGGCGCAGGTTTCGGCCTCAACCACCTGTTCTCCGCACTCGCACAATCAATCGTGAGCGTGCTCGATCAGAACTCGCTCTCAAACTTCACTCAGCTCCTCAGCGAAGCCGCCTCGAAGACAGGTTCGCCTTCGCTGCTGTCTGTCAGCGAACAGGTTTGCTACTACCTTGTGCAGATCATTCTCGGCCTCGCTGCTGGCATCCTCTTCGTGATCAACGTCAGCTCATTCATCTTCTACGCAGTGACAGCACTGTTTGGCCCTCTCTTTATCCCGCTGTACATGACTGACAGTTTGCGAGGCAAGTTCTACTCATTCGTTGAAGTGCTACTCAGCTTTGCGATGATCCGCGCCGTTGCTTCGGCGTTCATTTTCGTCTGGGAAGGGTTTATGAATACCTTCCTACAAAAGACCTTCAACGGAGACTATTCCATCGGCATGTGGTTGGCGAACCTCATCCCCGTCATTATGGTTTTCGCCGCGTTCATCATCAACATGCTCTTTATCCCGACGATGACCCAAGCTATCTTCGGCGGCGGCGCCGGAGCAACCGGCTCCGCTCAAAATCTTGTAACGCGAGTCGCCCTGGCTAAATTCCGGGGCGGTAAGTGA
- a CDS encoding TrbI/VirB10 family protein, with product MTDPSQIPPTVNDPGPVPAQPEATPAIKKSMPIIIGLAAVILIIGLANVGNLLHHGAKEAPRSALPMRPASPNAQQVTSFEAQQRLLAQRDEADRIRQQQLAAQMAQLQQEQAIPGPESPNTAPMTAAQRQAIYGDSPNAPKYTSNTSQEQAEAKQRQLAREKQHQDALNSDTVAIDFAHGGTVANGTTTLAASTNEPQSANTGENMPIAVSGEAGSGSAAPDANNGGPGAQLQRPAGLKNVAAQQSQKKDPMAAYDFDGYQGRLYRVFEGTVFEGVVTNHVDGGLPGPIIVMLTTDYYSHDHQQLLLPQGTRLIGNVQSVGSQQQRKLIVVFNRAVCPDGFSLDLNKYIGLDPIGTTGLATNVNNHLLSSFAAAAAIGGMGGLAQIGNNGSVLTADTQIRNGISEQSAMEAEQILNHFLNRLPVITVKEGSRARVYINQDILIPSYAEHRVDSAL from the coding sequence ATGACCGATCCAAGCCAGATTCCCCCAACCGTAAACGATCCCGGCCCCGTTCCTGCTCAGCCAGAGGCTACGCCCGCAATCAAGAAGTCGATGCCAATCATCATCGGGTTGGCCGCAGTCATCCTAATCATCGGGCTTGCCAATGTAGGGAACCTTTTGCACCACGGCGCAAAGGAAGCACCGCGGAGCGCGCTTCCGATGCGTCCTGCATCACCGAATGCTCAGCAGGTTACGAGTTTCGAGGCTCAGCAGCGGCTTCTTGCCCAGCGTGACGAGGCCGATCGAATCCGTCAACAGCAGCTCGCCGCGCAAATGGCTCAGCTTCAGCAAGAGCAAGCTATACCTGGCCCTGAATCGCCGAACACAGCTCCCATGACGGCTGCACAGCGTCAGGCAATCTACGGAGATAGTCCGAACGCTCCTAAATACACCTCGAACACTTCGCAAGAGCAGGCAGAAGCAAAGCAGCGACAGCTCGCCCGTGAGAAGCAGCACCAAGACGCTCTCAATAGCGACACAGTAGCCATTGACTTTGCACATGGAGGAACGGTAGCCAACGGCACAACTACGCTCGCGGCCAGCACCAATGAACCTCAATCGGCCAATACCGGAGAGAACATGCCGATAGCGGTCTCTGGCGAGGCCGGCAGCGGTAGCGCTGCGCCTGATGCAAACAACGGAGGTCCGGGAGCGCAGCTGCAGCGTCCAGCCGGTCTCAAGAACGTCGCCGCGCAGCAATCACAGAAGAAAGACCCGATGGCCGCATACGACTTCGACGGGTATCAAGGGCGGCTCTACCGCGTTTTTGAGGGAACAGTCTTCGAGGGAGTTGTGACCAACCACGTAGACGGCGGCCTTCCTGGACCAATCATTGTCATGCTGACGACTGACTACTACTCCCACGACCATCAACAGCTTTTGCTACCGCAGGGCACCCGCCTTATCGGGAATGTGCAGAGTGTTGGAAGCCAGCAGCAGCGAAAACTAATCGTAGTCTTCAATCGCGCAGTCTGCCCGGATGGATTCTCACTCGATCTCAATAAGTACATCGGTCTCGATCCCATTGGAACGACCGGCCTAGCTACCAACGTCAACAACCACCTCCTCAGCTCATTTGCCGCCGCCGCCGCAATTGGCGGTATGGGTGGCCTCGCGCAGATCGGCAACAACGGTAGCGTCCTCACCGCCGACACGCAGATACGCAACGGAATCTCCGAGCAGTCCGCTATGGAGGCCGAGCAGATATTGAATCACTTCCTCAATCGTCTGCCCGTGATCACAGTAAAGGAGGGTTCTCGCGCCCGCGTTTACATCAACCAAGACATATTGATTCCGTCCTACGCAGAACATCGCGTCGATTCAGCGTTGTAA